Proteins from a genomic interval of Gordonia sp. SL306:
- a CDS encoding formylglycine-generating enzyme family protein yields MTPQAPVARKGMTWIPGGTYWMGSDDFYPEERPVHQVTVDGFWMDTHPVTVAQFRRFVKDTGYVTTAERQPDAADFPDADPDLLVPGSMVFTPPDSPVPLDDYRRWWSYVPQADWRHPEGAGSNVGERNHHPVTHVSYLDACAYAEWAGKLIPSEAEWEFAARGGLDGKRYVWGDQDEPNGRPGGNVWQGQFPWENLEVDGYAGTSPVGRFRPNGYGLFDMAGNVWEWTRDHHTASHADSDKNIAPASSCCIPRNPVQEAGSADGEVFPRRVVKGGSHLCAPNYCNRYRPAARQGHVDDASTGHIGFRCIAREGDGR; encoded by the coding sequence ATGACCCCGCAGGCGCCTGTCGCGCGCAAGGGCATGACCTGGATTCCCGGTGGCACCTACTGGATGGGCTCGGACGACTTCTATCCCGAGGAGCGCCCCGTCCACCAGGTGACCGTCGACGGCTTCTGGATGGACACGCACCCGGTGACCGTCGCGCAGTTCCGCCGCTTCGTGAAGGACACCGGATACGTCACAACCGCGGAACGCCAACCCGACGCCGCCGACTTTCCCGATGCCGATCCCGATCTGCTCGTCCCGGGCTCGATGGTCTTCACGCCGCCGGACTCGCCGGTTCCGCTCGACGACTACCGCCGATGGTGGTCGTATGTCCCGCAGGCGGATTGGCGGCATCCCGAGGGAGCCGGCAGCAATGTCGGCGAACGCAACCATCATCCGGTGACCCATGTGTCCTACCTGGACGCCTGTGCGTACGCCGAGTGGGCCGGCAAGCTCATCCCGAGCGAGGCGGAATGGGAGTTCGCCGCGCGAGGCGGTCTTGACGGTAAGCGCTACGTCTGGGGTGACCAGGACGAGCCCAACGGGCGACCGGGCGGCAACGTGTGGCAGGGGCAATTCCCTTGGGAGAACCTCGAAGTGGACGGCTACGCGGGAACCTCGCCGGTCGGACGGTTCCGCCCCAACGGATACGGACTGTTCGACATGGCCGGGAACGTGTGGGAATGGACCCGTGATCACCACACTGCGAGTCACGCGGACAGCGACAAGAACATCGCACCGGCGAGTAGCTGCTGCATCCCACGTAACCCCGTGCAGGAGGCGGGTTCCGCCGACGGTGAGGTCTTCCCGCGTCGCGTCGTCAAGGGCGGCTCGCATCTGTGTGCGCCGAACTACTGCAATCGGTACCGCCCGGCGGCCCGGCAAGGGCACGTCGACGATGCGTCCACCGGCCACATCGGATTCCGTTGCATCGCGCGGGAAGGCGACGGGCGATGA
- a CDS encoding hydroxymethylglutaryl-CoA lyase: MSVAGPSEPRVTIVEVAPRDGLQNEKVELTTAQKRELVERAVQYGARNIEVTSFVHPKKVPAMADAEDLVGLLPGGDGVAYSALVLNERGLDRALAAGVTEINAVVHCTDTFSGRNQGTDVDGGVAIWHRIARTAREAGITANLTIAVAFGCPFEGEVPVDRLRTILEWVLEEPPTELSLADTIGVAVPKDVRERFVVAADLAPAGTALRAHFHDTRSCGIGNALAAVESGVSILDASLGGIGGCPFAPNATGNIATEDLAYALDRTGISHGLDTTALQASGEWLEGIFGRRLPAMVLHAGGFPAPQSVA, translated from the coding sequence CAGAAGCGGGAACTCGTCGAACGTGCGGTCCAGTACGGGGCTCGCAACATCGAGGTCACGAGCTTCGTCCATCCCAAGAAGGTGCCCGCCATGGCCGATGCGGAAGATCTCGTCGGTCTTCTGCCGGGTGGGGACGGGGTCGCCTACAGCGCGTTGGTGCTCAACGAGCGGGGACTCGACCGTGCGCTCGCCGCGGGCGTCACCGAGATCAATGCCGTCGTGCATTGCACCGACACGTTCAGCGGACGGAATCAGGGCACGGACGTTGACGGTGGGGTGGCCATCTGGCACCGCATCGCTCGCACCGCACGCGAGGCGGGCATCACCGCCAACCTGACGATCGCGGTCGCCTTCGGTTGCCCGTTCGAGGGCGAGGTTCCCGTGGATCGGCTGCGTACGATCCTCGAGTGGGTGCTCGAAGAACCGCCGACGGAACTGTCGCTGGCCGACACCATCGGGGTCGCCGTCCCGAAGGACGTGCGTGAGCGCTTCGTGGTTGCCGCCGATCTGGCTCCGGCCGGTACCGCGTTGCGCGCCCACTTCCACGACACCCGCAGTTGCGGGATCGGCAACGCGCTGGCCGCCGTCGAATCCGGGGTCAGCATCCTCGACGCGAGCCTCGGCGGCATCGGTGGCTGCCCGTTCGCGCCCAACGCGACCGGCAACATCGCCACCGAGGATCTGGCGTACGCCCTGGACCGCACCGGGATCTCACACGGGCTGGACACCACCGCGCTGCAGGCGTCGGGCGAATGGCTCGAAGGGATCTTCGGTCGTCGTCTGCCCGCCATGGTTCTGCATGCGGGCGGGTTTCCGGCGCCACAGTCGGTGGCGTAA